The window ATAACGTCCCTGTAAAACCAGGCAAACCAATTAGAAACTTGAGAAAGATGCCATTACTTCTGCATATAATAGCACAAATCACGTATCCAACATACATACCAGCGGGGTATCTACTTGTACAAATATGGAACTTACGCTGTATTCCCAATCACGAGAACGAATACCAGGCAACCTGTTTTTCTCAGCTTTAACTGTATCTCTCATTACCATCTTTACCATCTTTTTGACAGGTATTTCGCTGGCGCCATATTTATCAAGCTGATCCTTAAAATTCAGCTTCAAACGCTCTGCCTGAATGAAAGGACAAAAGATGAATACCGTACGGTTTTtcagagaagaaagaattgtTCGGTAAATTGTAACCTTAGGCCAGGGAGAGTCGAGCTTTGCATTGGAAAGAACATGAATGCCAGGGGAAACCTCTTGAATGTCAATGGCTTCACCTTTTGGTCTGTTGGAGATGTATACCATGGTGTTGGATGAAATATCAGCCAATATCAAGTTGAATCCGTTGTACTGATGAGCCTCTTTCACCAGTGTTTCTGCAAATTCTTTTGGACTCTTCGAACTCTATCATGATGCAGAGAAAACAATGAAGTCAATAACATTAAAACCGGATTAAGGTACAATTCTGCTCCTAAAGTTTTTCTTTTAGAGGGTGCAATTTAGCTGTTAGAAGGGTTACGATATTGCTCTCAATATGTAAACACAAAACCAACATTACCATAGCGGCAGATGGAGGGGAGTGCAAGTGGTCTGTTGCACTCCCAGCCAGTGGAATCTACCCTAGAAGGGGTTGCGATGTTTCTCTTTTGGACGAGTAATTTAGCAGTTAGAAGGGTCTCAATATTTCCCTCAACATGTACAATCTTACACTATACCATTATTATCAATTATATGTCGAAAGTGGTGGAGGCCCAACCACTAGAATCCACTCTAGGTTGGGTGGTTTCAAGAGGTCCTCTGCCTAGGAAGATAGTCGGGGGTGCAATCTTTCTTTTTCTGAATAAGTAATTTAGCCGTTAGAAGGGGGCTCGATACTGCTCTCTATAACATGTAAACAATATACCAATATTAGCATTTATATGTCGATAGTGGTGGATGGAAGGGAGTGCACGTGGTCCGTTGCACTACCCGGTCACTGGAATCTATCCTAGAAGGGTGGTTCCATGCGGCTCTTCTCTCCGCCTGGATATAGGATCGGAGTTGTAATATTTCTTTTTTAACAGAGTAATTTAGCTGTTAGTTAGAAGGGCTCAATATTGCTCTCAACATGTACACTAAACCAATATTACCATTTATATGCAAGGGAGGGGAGCAATGACAATGACTATGAGGAGGATGATGACAATGACtacaatgatgatgatgatggtgaCAACGATGGTTGCACCTGCGCCTGTGGCTGCATTGGCGCCTACGACGATGCTGTGACTACGACAATGATGATGTCCAAGACTATGAATAAACAGGTAACTTGTTCATACATGGAGTCTAAATCTATGCTCCctataatttattcattttaggGTTAAATTCTCTTTTTGGTTAAATTTTTTGGTCAAATTCTTGTGTTTTTCATTTGAAGCTTACTTGCTTGCTTTGTATTTTCTTTCCCTTATTTGCATATTGGATTAAATCAAAAAATCTTTTAACAACACAGATAATTATGATTAACTCTTTCTCTTTCTACAGAGTCTTGATGCACCCTAGGGTGGGGTGGTTCCAAGAGGCCCTCCGCCTGGGAAGATGGTCAGGgtgcaatatttttttttttgaacaagtaATTTATCCATTTGAAGGGACTCAATATTGCTCTCAAAATGTAAACAGTTATACCAATCAATCATTACCATTTATATGTCGAAAGTGGCAGAGGGAGGGGAGTGTACAGTCCATTGTACTCTCGGCCACTGGAATCCACCTTAGGAGGGATGGTTCCAGGCAGCCCTCCCCCTGAAAAGAGAGTCTGGGAATGATGCAAAGCTTGCCATTGCAATGCACCCCAAACCCTCTTCCCCGGCTCCGCCACTGTATGTCGAAAGGAATATGTGCAATCAGATTTTTAAGGGCTTATTTTTTTGCCCCAAACCAGACAGAAATTATCTTTACCTCCAAGAAAAGAACAGGAAGTTCTCCTCTGCTTTTTGCATCAGGAAGGCTATGGAGCTCCGAAACATTGGTAAGAAAAGCTACTCTGCCAGACCTTGAACAGGCCAGCCATGTTCCTCCTGCTACACTATCTTTCCCTCCTAATATGTCACTGCCATCCCACCATGCCACTACTTCTGTTGGCCTGTACACAGCGGAGCCAGAACAAAATACTCGGGGGCTTAATAGACGAAAATATGTTAAACACTACAGAATGTTTTTCACTGACCACCAGCAACAAATATTTTCATCATAGATTCTATATAGAGTGAAATTACCGATGGAATTTATACATTTAGCAATGAAATTCCATCACTAATTCTAATTACTTTCAACTGAGTCGGGCTCCGCGACCCCAGTCCCTCCACCCCTGCCTGTATATGCACATGCAACACAAGAACATAGCTTATTCAAAGGAATTGGGCATGGATAGATTCTTTTTAAACCGTTTTTCGGAACCCATAATTGCAAAACTTGCCTGTTGTGATATTCATCTCTGTTTTGCAGGAGAAGCAAAGGATAGAGAGGGTAAGCCTGCCAAACAAATGCAGCTATGCACATTTTCTCAACACAAATCAATCTCTGGAAAATGTTACAAAGAAATGAACTTTGTTATAAAGAGAAAAAGGTTAGTGACATGACATCAACTATTTTTGCAGGCCTTTCGCTTTAAGGCGGCctaaaaaaagggcggcccggtcgcactacgcgtccccgctgagcgagggtccggggaggggtcccaccacaagggtgtcctgggggcaagccttcccctgccaatttatttggcaagaggccgctcctaagactcgaacccgtgacctcttggacTGGCCTTTCGCTTTAAGGCGGCCTACTATATCTGATAATTATTCTCAAAAGggaatttatcaaatattttaaaaactggaccggacatcaaaccggcTTCGTAACTGGGTCAGAGTTCAATGGATTCAACCAGTTAACTCCGTTTGGTTAAACTAGacatcataaataatatatatatacaaattaattGGAGAAATTAAAACTAATActcgagttcttatattaagtacAAGATcttcaattcacatttggacactgTATTGTGACTCCACGCAATAGTTAAAATAGTGGGACCTAGTAGGTCCaatgttacacgtgtcaaaaataTGTATGTGAGGTCCTTCATTTGACCTCCTAATAAGTTGCCCAAcaacacagatatgaaaataaaaagaaaattgctTTCCATTGACAACCACTATAGGATGTTTTTCAATAAGtaggaaattattctttttgtaAGGATAAAATCTCATTAGCACAACAATAAAAGGAAGAACAAACAGAATCCTAATAAGGGCAACAACTCAGCACAACCCACAACCCAGCATAAACGATTTTCAGCAAAATTAAAATCAGAAAAACACATAAAAAATTTGTAGCAGAGGAAACATTACGCAGAGCCAGAACAGAAGCAGTCTTAGAAAAGAAAAACACCATGCaacaacaaaaaggaaaggatTGAAGGAAGAAAGAGATCGGGGAAGAGCCGCCACAATCGTCGGTGATGCCggaggaggaagaaagagaTCGGGGAAGAGCAGCTACAATCGTCGGTGATGcaggaggaggaagaaagagCTCGTTGTCGACGATGTAGTAGATGCAATGATTCGTCGGATCTTGATGATTGGAAGTCGATTTGAAGATTTAGGGATTTAGggaaatttttttgaaacaagGAAGAAAGAAACAGAGATCGAGAAATTGGGAATAATGAAACCCAAAAAATTTGAAACTGATTTAGATTTCtttaggggtaaattacacacatgccactgaactttacacattttaatattatagtcactgaactttacatttttttaacactggtagacactcaattttaactaactcctcaaaatgaccgttaacgatctcaaaatgaaaatattcaagaattaacgttgttcagaacaacatttaccatggaaccatattttttatttttcaaaatcacattttttagagttttctctctctaaaaatttacttTCCCTCTCTTAATCAAAtaacacctaaataacctcaaaacgaaatttttcaagaattaaagccTTAGAATATtataactcttcgaattttttattttgaggccgtcaacggtcattttgagttgTTGAATgaccaccgatgttaaaaagtgtaaagttcggtGACCAtactgttaaaaattgaagttcagtggtcataatattaaaatggtaaagttcagtggccatgtgtATAATTTACCCATTTCTTTAGTTAAATCAGTTTTTGCAAGAAAACCGGGTTCAGTCCGGGTCACCGGGTTAATACTGGTTTGCCGGTCTGACCCGAGTCACATGGGGTCAATGGATTTGACTCCAAATATGTATAACCAGACCGGATATCTGGCTGGTTTCCGGTCGAACTAGTTCAACCGGCCAGTCCGGTTTTCAAAACCATGGAATTTATCTAATTTTGGCTAGAAAACTATCTGAAAATTCAGTAAAAGTACAGCAAAACAATGGCTACTTACCTGATATAGGAAAGGTTGAAGCTTTATCTCTTACCTTCAAAATCGGAcataaaaattctaaaatcGCCTTTTACTAACATAAAAGCCCTTAACCTTTAATCACTTCAATAGTAGGTAACCCCTCGCTTGTGGAGCTGATAGAAATGATACTCTAAGCAAATTTAATGCTTTAGCCTTTTGATTTTTAGGTGTTTACGTGTTATTTGATTAGGAGAAACAATGAAATTTTGTTCTAAACAACTTCAATTCTTTGACTTCCATTATGAGatcgttttatttttataaaacactTCTACATTAGAAAAAAGGCAAACTTAGGTGATTTTTATGTCCGATTTTGAATATAAGGGCCATAAAAAAGTAAGACCTAAATTGAGGGGGCGCAGGAGTATAAtttagggtcaaatacatgaatattataattaagtataaaattacaagtaagtcatatcaccaaacttaattcttaatatgtcattattttctatatattatgattttacaccataatttaaaaattctagactccaattcataaattataaactctaaaaaatatattctagacctctaatttataaattctaatccttaaaatatattaaaagtactgattttaataatttgatataatctaaaattataacttgatatagttgtaaattgattataaaagatgaatttctgtgtaattttccctataatTTACCCAACAACATGGTGGGCTATTGGGTTTGCTGAAAAGATTGTAAAGTTTCTAGATTTTATCCATAATCATTTCTAGTAGGTCCTTATAATTTAAGGACTTCAATATTGTAAATTTATGGTATGACTAAAATTTGCAAAATGagataaagaagaaaaagattaTCTTATATGATTGATCATTTATTAAAGCTACAATTGTAGCATTTTTTGAAAGCAGTTTTCCGAGTTTTCTCAGCTTTTAAGGAAAACTGTTATATTTACCAAACGTTGTTTTTAGCGAAAAACTGTTTTTATAGTCTGCGAAAGCAATGCCAAGCGGGGCCTTAAAATGGCATATGCCCCTTGAAGTGGTTACAATAATGCATTAGTTATTCTGAACTTATCTAAAGTGATACATATTATAACTTATCGAAATCTCTAGTTTAAGAGACTAACAAAATACCCTTTTGGGGGTCAATCGGTTTTTCTGGTCAAGTTCAACGCCCTTTGATGTATTTAAGCcatttttaaagtaaaaaacaATAAGATATTAGGCTTAAAGTTTATATTTAACATCAATTTGATGCatgtttttaataattatagCTACATTGTAACTT of the Euphorbia lathyris chromosome 7, ddEupLath1.1, whole genome shotgun sequence genome contains:
- the LOC136235413 gene encoding uncharacterized protein isoform X1 codes for the protein MRLICVEKMCIAAFVWQAYPLYPLLLLQNRDEYHNRPTEVVAWWDGSDILGGKDSVAGGTWLACSRSGRVAFLTNVSELHSLPDAKSRGELPVLFLESSKSPKEFAETLVKEAHQYNGFNLILADISSNTMVYISNRPKGEAIDIQEVSPGIHVLSNAKLDSPWPKAERLKLNFKDQLDKYGASEIPVKKMVKMVMRDTVKAEKNRLPGIRSRDWEYSVSSIFVQVDTPLGRYGTRSITGLAVRANGEVSFYETYLEDNEWKEQTVNYCISKT
- the LOC136235413 gene encoding uncharacterized protein isoform X2, encoding MCIAAFVWQAYPLYPLLLLQNRDEYHNRPTEVVAWWDGSDILGGKDSVAGGTWLACSRSGRVAFLTNVSELHSLPDAKSRGELPVLFLESSKSPKEFAETLVKEAHQYNGFNLILADISSNTMVYISNRPKGEAIDIQEVSPGIHVLSNAKLDSPWPKAERLKLNFKDQLDKYGASEIPVKKMVKMVMRDTVKAEKNRLPGIRSRDWEYSVSSIFVQVDTPLGRYGTRSITGLAVRANGEVSFYETYLEDNEWKEQTVNYCISKT
- the LOC136235413 gene encoding uncharacterized protein isoform X4, with product MYKFHRPTEVVAWWDGSDILGGKDSVAGGTWLACSRSGRVAFLTNVSELHSLPDAKSRGELPVLFLESSKSPKEFAETLVKEAHQYNGFNLILADISSNTMVYISNRPKGEAIDIQEVSPGIHVLSNAKLDSPWPKAERLKLNFKDQLDKYGASEIPVKKMVKMVMRDTVKAEKNRLPGIRSRDWEYSVSSIFVQVDTPLGRYGTRSITGLAVRANGEVSFYETYLEDNEWKEQTVNYCISKT
- the LOC136235413 gene encoding uncharacterized protein isoform X3, whose protein sequence is MRLICVEKMCIAAFVWQAYPLYPLLLLQNRDEYHNRPTEVVAWWDGSDILGGKDSVAGGTWLACSRSGRVAFLTNVSELHSLPDAKSRGELPVLFLESSKSPKEFAETLVKEAHQYNGFNLILADISSNTMVYISNRPKGEAIDIQEVSPGIHVLSNAKLDSPWPKAERLKLNFKDQLDKYGASEIPVKKMVKMVMRDTVKAEKNRLPGIRSRDWEYSGRYGTRSITGLAVRANGEVSFYETYLEDNEWKEQTVNYCISKT